The window ACTGGGACGGCCCGTCGAACACGTCGTACCTGCTGAACCTGCTCACCGCCGTGGTCAGCGGCAGCCGCGTGCAAACAACCGGCAAACACGGCACGTTGAGCAAATAATTGCTTCACACAATTTCTAAGATGCGCAGGAATAACCTATGACTCCTGCGCATCATTCTTTTGGCCGGCAAATAAAATTTCAAATCGGCCGCGAACCTCTCTGCGAGTCGTTCGTCTTACTTACAGACAGTCAGATACGCTGACAGTCGCCAACAAAAATACAAAGCAGTCTTCGGGTCAGGAATTCGTTCGATGTCGATCATGCGGCTAGGTGTGATTCATTTGCAAGAACGTCGCGATACGTTCGGCGGTTTTTCGATTGAAAAACCACTGAACTTTATCGGTCGTCCCCTGCACTTGTGACACCTGGTCTCGAGACCAGCACGAGCTTTCTAAAGCCCGGTGTCGCAAGACAACGGGCTTTTTTCGTGGACTTTTTGAACGTTTTGATTGCTTTGGGTTGGTAGCTGAGACGGTGTAGCGGCTGGCTGAAGACCAGCAGACGAGGATTCGAGCGCCTCCCGACCCACTGATGAGATTTCTGCTTGGCCCGTTCTTCTATCGGTTCAGGATGCTGCTTTTTCAAAGCGGCGAGGTGGGTTCAATTCCCACACGGGCTGCTGACAACGTGACGAGTTTGAGTTTGGTAGTTGCGGGCTGGTGTGCCTGACCGCGGCTGATAACCGCGGATCGCTGAGTTCGATTCTCAGAACTACCACTGATATTCATTGGCGTGAGCCAGGATTCGAAAACAGGAAGACAAACGATGCATCGCGACGCTTACTACAAACGCCACGTCCTGATACCTCAGGGTCGTGGTGTAACGGCAGCATGACGGACTTTTAATCCGTCCGGTGTGGGTTCGAGTCCCTCCGGCCCTATGTAGGCGAGTCACTCCGTGACTCGCAACACATGTTTGGCAATGGCAGGTCGAGGTGCGATCGAAAGACAACGCGGTGAGCATTGCGAAGCACGCGCCAAATGGCTGTTGCGAGTCACGGAGTGACACGCCCACGAAATGGCGCGTAGCTCAGCGGTGAGAGCAGCGTCCTTATAAGACGACGGTGGTGGGTTCAATTCCCGCCGCGCCAACTGGAGATGCAAAACGAGTTGAAAATTACGGGATTAAGGTGTTAGCGGCAGCATACCTGGCTCTTAACCAGGTTGGTGAGGGTTCAAGTCCCTCTGGTCCCACTCGGTGAAAGATAGAGTTCGTTGACAATTTGGTTGATCCTTAGTAAACGCGCCCATGATGTAACGGCAACCTACTGCCTTGCCATGGCGGAGATGTGGGTTCAATTCCCACTGGGCGCTTTTCGAAACGAAGTTTTTCAGGATGTAGGAAAGTGGACTACTCCGCGTGCCTCGGGTGCACGAGATCGCTGGTTCGAATCCAGCCATCCTGATTGTGCAATCGGAGTTTTGTGGTGTGCCGTGCTGGTACGGCAGTGTGCCTGTTAAGCACGCGCTCGCAGGTTCGATTCCTGCCGCCACAGCTTGTTGAAAAATATTCGGGGGTCGGCTAACGGCAGGCTGCCTGGCCTTGAACCAGGAGATGGAGGTTCAATTCCTTCCCCCCGAGCTGAGTTGGATATGGTCCCGTGGCCCAGCGGCAACGGCAGCACTCTTACAAAGTGACGATCGGTGGTTCGAGTCCACCCGGGACTACTTGTAGGCGAGTCACTCCGTGACTCGCAACACATGTTTGGCAAACGAACGTAGGCGCGTAAGTCGTGAATTGGTGGATTTCGCTGACGCGGTCCATTGCCAAACGACTGTTGCGAGTCACGGAGTGGACTCGCCTACGGAATTGTCCTCATGGAGCAGCCAGGAGTGCTCGCCACCCTGTCACGGTGGAGGTCGCGGGTTCAAGTCCCGCTGGGGACGCTGTTTGGTTTTGTTGGATGGCGCGGTACGCAATCTGGGAAAGCGGCGAAGCTCAGAACTTCGTGACTCTGTGGGTTCGACTCCCACCCGTGCTATTGAGCGAGAGGCGAGAGATGGGAGGTGGGAGGCGGGGGAAGGCAGAAAGAAGAATGCAGAAGTAAGAACGGCCCGTTCGTTTAGTGGTAGGACGCTGGGTTCTCAGTCCGGCAATATGGGTTCGATTCCCATACGGGCCACTGGAGGCGGGGCGAGAGACGGGGGAAGACTATGCATTTCCCTCGTCTCCCGCCTCTCGCCCCTCGCCTCCCGCGCAAGGCCAAGTGGTGTAACTGGTAAACACACGGCACTCAAAACGCCGAGCTCGTAGAGCGTGGGAGTTCGAGTCTCCCCTTGGCTACTGATTGGTGAGTGAACGAAAAACTTATGCGGATGGGCCAGTGTCCTGCGGAGTCTCATAAGCTCTGCCAGTCGGGTGCGACCCCCGAATCCGCGACTCGGTGCGTGTGGTTGTGAGTTAAAGCTCAGTGCATGCATCGCATAGCTCGATGGTGAAAAGGAAATCATGCCTCGCTTCGAACGAGGTGGTCCGGGTTCGAGTCCTGGTCGAGCTACTCGATTCGGCAAAGCTGCCAATATGGTGCCGGTGGTGTAGAGGTCTCTGCATGCCTGGCTGTGAACCAGGAGGTAAGGGTTCGACTCCCTTCCAGCACCCTGCGAGATACGTTAGGTTCAACCGACCTATCACTTCCCTCTCTCGCGCTGTTTTCGCCGTGCAACTCGGTTCGACTTGGATCGACGATACCTTTGCTGAAGCCTTCGGCATGCGCTACTGCCGTTTGATCGTAACGGCTGCCGATGCGTACTGGCTCGATGCTGCGCTGCGCGAGTTCTGCGGCTATAGCGCGAGCGTCATCGCTTGCGACGCCGAGATCGGCATTGAGCGGCAGCTGACGACTGCAGAAACGCCGGACGGCCGGGTCGGGGCGAGCGTGTTGCTATTCGGTTTCTCGACCGATGCGCTGGCGAAGGCCATTCCGAACCGCGCCGGCCAATGCTTGATGACAGCGCCATCGACGGCGGTCTTCGATGGCTTGCCTAACAGCGAAACAAAAATTCCGCTTGGCAAACACATTCGCTTTTTTGGCGATGGTTTTCAAAAGAGCAAAAAGCTCGGCAAGCGTCGTTACTGGCGGATTCCGGTAATGGACGGCGAGTTTGTGATCGATGATGTGATGGGCATCGAACGTGGCGTCGCCGGCGGCAACATTATTCTGCAAGGGATCAATCAGACGACCGCATTGGCTGCTGCCCGGCGCGCAGCCGAAGCGGTTGCAGCACTACCGGGCGTGATCGCTCCTTTTCCGGGAGGAGTCGCGCGGTCGGGAAGCAAAGTTGGCTCGCGCTACAAAGCATTAAAGGCTTCGACGGCCGATGCTTATTGCCCGACGCTCCGCGGCCGGGTTGTAAGCAAGCTGCATCCCGACGCCAACTGCGCTTACGAAGTAGTCGTTGACGGTGAGAGTGAAGCCGCCGTCGGCCTGGCGATGGCAGCCGCAATGCGGGCTGCAGCCGGTGACGGCGTGGTGTCGATTTCGGCAGGCAACTACGGCGGCAAGCTCGGCAAGTTTCACTTTCACTTGCACAAGCTGCTGGGCTGATGATCCGGCGCTCAGCCGCTGATACTGGCGATCAGATCTTTCGCAAAAACGGCGAGGGCGATGAAAATCACCACGCCGAAGGTGCTGTAGGCCGCGATGTAGATTCCCCTGACGAATTCTGCGCTCGGTGGCTCGCGCAGCTCATACACCGACCAGGGATTGGCCAGCGGCGCGTTTTGATTCGACCTCACCAGTTCCGGGCCGAGCGTCGCTCCCCAACTGCTGCGCCGCGTTTTGGTGCAAATGCCGGTGATCTTTTTCTGCGCGACGAACTGCCGCAGCATGGCATCGTTGTTGATGACCTTCGAGGAAAAGACCAGTTCGATCTTGTCCTGCGGTGCACCATCGGGATACATCGCGACCCAAACTTCCCGCCACTTATCGTTCTCGGTTTCAACCACATAGCCGCCGGGCTCGAAGTCGGTGATGGAGACGTGGCGGTTGTCGCCAGGGCCATTCTCGATGAGGTCGGCTGCGGAGATCTCTTGCGGTGGCCGCTGCAGCACTTCGAATTCATCCTTGGTAACCGCGCCCATAAACGCGAGGATTGGTCCCAGGAAAAGGCCGGCGAGAATGGCGATTACGACAAGCGCGGTTAGCGGAGTTCTCTGCCGTAGATCGGCCGGCGGTTCGGCCTTCCAATAAATAGTGCGAACGAGCGGGCCGCTGATGGTCTGCACGATCTCCGGCTCGAGTTCATCGATCTGCGACATGCGATAGAGAATGCCCTGCAACAGCTGTTGAGCATTCGTCATGGCAGGATCGGAGCGGAGAATCTGCAACGGCGTTTTGCCGTCGCGAAAGCGGACCTCCATGCCTTTGATCCGCCCCAGCAGCGTTTGGATCGCGGCCCCTTCGACCGTGCCGCCGTGATAGACGATGCTGGTCATTCGCTCGATCTCTTGCACGCGGCGTTTGACCACGCGGCCGGTGTAGAGATGGGTCGCGCGAATCTCATCGCCCTCGAGTTCGATCTGGCCGTAGTCTCCCTTCGTCATCATGTAGGCGAAGACGCCAAAGCCAGCGACCGCGGCCACGCAACCGAGGTAACTCAACGGCGGCTCGGCAAGCCAGAGCAGAAAGCCGATTGTCGCGATACCAAAAGCGATTACCAGCGCCGTGCCGATGTATTGGCCAATGATGCGGCCACGCGAGAAGTAACCACGGATCACTCCCGCCGGTGGCTGCAGGTTTTCGGGAAGGATGCCGAAATCGCGAAAGGACTGCGGTTGCTGAGGCATGGCGATGGGAGAGGGCAAGCGTTGGCTGGTCGAGTTTCGCCCGATTGTGCCGGACGCAAAGTCCGGCGTCAAATTTCGCGGCGACCAGTTTCGCTGCGACCAGCACCTACCCCGCCAATCGATCAGTCGGATGGATACGTCGCCGGCTCGCCCTTGATTTCCATCAAGGCATTGCAAGCGGCCCGTTGTTCGGCTTCCTTCTTGTTGCGGCCCCAAGCGCCTTGATAGCGCGTGCCGCCGATTTGAGCGACGATCTTGAAGCACTTGCTATGGTCGGGGCCCTTCTCATCCATCAAGTGATAGGTGGGCGTGGTGCCAACTTCGCGCTGGGCCAGTTGTTGCAGCAGCGATTTGTAGTTGCCGCCGAGTTCGCCAGCCGCGGCGAGTTCCACTTCCGGTCCGATATAGGCCAGTACAAACTGTCGGGCCGCCGGCTCACCGCCATCCATATAGATCGCGGCGATCAGCGACTCAAATACATCGGCGAGCAGCGACGGCGGCACGCTGGGGTGCGTCGACATCCCTTTGCCGAGCACGAGAAATTCTTGCAGGCCGAGGGCTTCGCTCACTTTGGCGCAAGTCTGCCGGCTGACGACTACCGACTTGATCTTCGTCAGATCTCCCTCGAGATAATCGGGGAACTGCTGAAACAGCACGTCGCATACGACAAAGCCAAGAATCGCGTCGCCCAGGAACTCCAGCCGTTCGTTCGAAGCCAGCCGATGTTCGGCGCCGGAGGCGTGCGTGAGCGCAGCGCGCAGCAGGGCCTGATTGCGAAATTGATAGCCGATGCGATGTTCGCAGCGCTCTAGCAAGGTGAGCGAATCGAGAGGCGCGGCCGTGGCGGTGTCCGTGGCAGTGGGCTGCGGATCACCGTCGAGCACGGGAGTTTCGTCAGTCATAGAAATAATACCCCTACTGTCGCAAACCTATATCTGGAAATATGTTTTGTCAATATTCAGATCTAGTTTTGAGCCCCGAGGTCGGTCATGCGCATTGTGGTTTGCTATCCCGTCGAAAACCGCCACTTACAACAAATTCAAGCCGCAGCCCCCGATTGCGAGGTTTGTAACGCCGGCCAGGAAGGGATCGCCCGCGAATTGTTGACGGCCGATATTTTTTGCGGTCACGCCAAAGTTCCCGTGCCTTGGCCTGAAGTCGTCAAGCAAGGCCGACTCCGTTGGATCCAGTCTTCGGCTGCCGGTCTCGATCACTGCCTGACACCGGAAGTGATCGCCAGCGAGATCGTCGTAACCAGCGCATCCGGACTATTTGCCGATCAGGTTGCTGAGCAAACTTTCGCGCTGATGCTCGGTTTGCTCCGCTCGCTGCCGACGTTCTTTCGCGCTCAGCAAAAGCTCGAGTTCATTCGCCGGCCGACTGGCGACTTGCATCACAAGACCGTTGGCATCGTCGGCTTGGGCGGCAACGGCACACGCATCGCCGAAGTGCTCCGGCCGTGGAAAACTCGGATCATCGCCACCGATACTTTCGCCGATGACAAACCCGACTGCGTCGATGAACTCTGGCCCGCCGATCAATTGCCGAAGTTGCTGCAGGCCAGCGACATCGTGATTCTCGCCGCGCCGCTCAATGAAGAAACCGAGCACATGATCGGCGCTGCCGAGTTTGCGCAGATGCGTAAGGGAACGATGCTGATCAATGTCGCCCGCGGACCGATCGTCGACGAAGCAGCCTTGGTCGCTGCACTGCAATCTGGGCACCTTGCTGGAGCGGGATTGGATGTGACCGAAGTTGAGCCACTTGCTCCAGAAAGCCCGCTGTGGGCGATGCCGAATGTGATCATCACGCCGCACGTCGGAGCGCAAGCTGCCCGGCGTGTCGATGACTCGACCGATTTGATCTGCGAGAACCTGCGCCGTTACTTCGCTGGTAAAAAGCTGCTCAACGTCGTCGACAAGCGGTTGGGCTATCCCACGCCTGCAGCCCGCCGCGGCGAATAGCCGTTTCCAAACTGCGAGTTAAGTTGCAGTGCCGCTGGTATCACTGGTTCCGTCGCTGCGGAACCAGATGTGCCGATTCCACTCGGCGTCGTTCATGTCGGGGAAGTCGGTGCGCAAATGCACGCCGCGTGATTCCTTTCGCGCACGAGCGGCTTGCGCCATTACCCGGGCGATGATGAGCAGATTCTGCAGCTCCCAGCCTTCCACGTCGTTGAATTGCCGCACGAGCACGTACCTGCGCCATTGATCGATGGTCGCAATCGCTTCGACCAGCAGTTCGTCCGACCGTCGCACGCCGCAGGCTCGCCACATGAGCGCTTGCAGCGAATTGCGAATGTCGGTGACATCGAGCGGCTCGTGAGAATCGATCGAGTCTTCCGGCGGCGCGCTGGAAATAGGAAAAACGCGAAAGTCACTCGGCATGGCGAGGGCCGCCTGCGATGCGCCGTGGCCCGCATGCGCGCCATAAACCAAGCCTTCGAGCAGGCTGTTCGAGGCGAGGCGATTCGCGCCGTGCAAGCCAGACGAGGTTGCTTCGCCCGCAGCCCATAGGCCGGAAACGGTGGTTCGCCCAGCAAGATCGACTGTCACGCCGCCGATCATGTAGTGCGCGCCGGGCCGAACGGGAATGCGATCTCGCGTAATATCGAGGCCGAATTGCTTGCAGGCCGCGGCGATGCCGGGAAAACGCTGCCGAATGAACGTGGGATCGAGATGCGTCACGTCGAGATAAACGCAGGGGTGCCGCGTTTTTTCCATCTGTGTGACGATCGACTTCGAAACGACATCGCGTGGCGCGAGCTCCAAACGCGGATCGTACTGCGCCATGAACCGCACGCCGTCGCGATCGATCAGCCGAGCCCCTTCACCACGAATGGCTTCGGTGATCAAGCTGCGGCTGCCACCGGCGATGTAGAGCACCGTCGGATGAAACTGCATGAACTCCATATCGCGCAATTCGGCGCCGGCCCGATACGCCATGGCATGACCATCGGCGGTAGCAATGGCCGGGTTTGTTGTCTCACGATAAATCTGTCCCGCGCCGCCGGTTGTGAGAATCGTCTGCTTGGCCCAGACCAGCATTTGCTCGCCGTGCTTCGTGGCGACCACAGCGCCGTGGCAGGAGTTTTCGTGCGTCAGCAGATCGATGGTGAATGTGTTTTCCCAGATCCGTACATGCGGCAGCGCTGCCGTGTGTTCGGCCACAGCCCGCATCACTTCGCGGCCGGTCATATCACCGAGGGCGTGAACAATTCGGTTGTGGCTGTGGCCACCTTCGCGGCCGAGCAGAATTTGCCCGGCTTTTTCGTCAAACCGCGTACCCCATTGAATGAGTTCGGTGATTCGTTCCGGTGCTTCACGCACGACCATTTCGACCACCCGCTGATCGCAAAGCGAGCCGCCGGCGATCAACGTGTCGCTCACGTGGTCTTCAAAACGATCGACCGGGTCGAGAACACCGGCGATGCCACCTTGGGCGTAGTTGCTGTTGGATTGCAGCAGTGCGTCTTTCGTCACCACCATGACCGACAGCCGCGGATCGATGGCATTGGCCGCCCGCAACCCGGCCAACCCGCCGCCGATAATCAGCACATCGGTGAAAAAGTGCGGGAGCTGCCGCGGGGTGAACGAGACGAGATAGCGGGGCGTTGCCAAAGGCATGGAGTGCTCACCAAGGGGTGTTTTGCGTGCCTTGCACTCTAAGCCGGTCACCTATTGAAAGAAAGTGCTCATCCCCTCCAACGGCCCGTCCGCACGCAGCCTAACAAACTCGCAAGGAACGATTTTTCCGCTTGCGCAGGCGGTAGGATCACGCCGCGCCCACCATGGCAAACGCGCCCCTGGGGCGGGTACACTACACCCTTCCTTTTTCGGCCCGATGGAGTTGTCGGCGATTGGCTGCCGATAGCACTTCTCTTGCCAGGAATCCCGCGCCTCTCCCGGTCGCTGTCTGCCTGATCGCAACAACACCGCGCAGCAACAACACCTCATGAACAAAATCACCAAGCTTCTCGTCGCCAACCGCAGCGAAATTGCCATCCGCGTCTTCCGCAGTGCTCACGAGTTGGGCATTCGCACCGTGGCCATCTATGCCCACGAAGATCGCTACGCCCTGCACCGCTTCAAAGCCGACGAGGCCTACCTGATCGGCAAGCCGGGCGAACCGATTCGTTCCTATCTCAACATTCCCGAGATCATCGCGGTTGCCAAGCAGCACGGCGTCGACGGCATTCATCCGGGCTACGGTTTTCTTTCCGAAAATCCGGAATTGGCCAAGGCCTGCAAAGCCGCGGGAATTACCTTCGTCGGTCCGCACGAAGAAGCGCTCAAAAAGCTGGGCGATAAAACGTTCGCCCGCAGCATCGCCGAGCAAACGCAAGTGCCGATTCTCAGCGGCAGCGACGCGATTCCGAATGCTCAAGATGGTTTGAAAAAAGCGACGAAGCTCGGCTTTCCGATCATCCTCAAAGCAGCTCACGGCGGTGGCGGCCGCGGAATGCGTGTGGTGCTGAAGGAAGCCGATTTCGTCACATCGTTTGAATCGGCGCAGCGCGAATCGATGTCGGCATTTGGCAGCCCTGATGTCTTTATCGAAAAGTACATTACCAGCGCCAGCCACATCGAAGTGCAGCTCCTCGGCGACAAGCACGGCAACTTGTTCCACCTGTGGGAACGCGATTGCTCGGTGCAACGCCGGCATCAAAAGGTCGTCGAAATCGCGCCAGCCCCGCATCTCGATCCCGCCGTTCGCCAGGCTCTGTGCGATGCTGCGGTGAAGATCGGCCGGGCGGTGAAATATGAAAACGCCGGCACGGTCGAGTTTCTCGTCGATCGCGAGACTAACCAGTTTTACTTCATCGAAGTGAATCCGCGCATCCAAGTCGAACACACCGTGACCGAAGAAGTCACCGGCATCGACATTGTGAAATCGCAGATCCTCATCGCCCAGGGCGTGCCACTCGCCGATCCGGAGATCGGCCTGCCGTCGCAGGACCTGGTGAAGACCAACGGCTTTGCGATTCAGTGCCGCGTCACGACCGAAGACCCCGCCAATAATTTCATGCCCGATTAC is drawn from Anatilimnocola floriformis and contains these coding sequences:
- a CDS encoding D-2-hydroxyacid dehydrogenase, translated to MRIVVCYPVENRHLQQIQAAAPDCEVCNAGQEGIARELLTADIFCGHAKVPVPWPEVVKQGRLRWIQSSAAGLDHCLTPEVIASEIVVTSASGLFADQVAEQTFALMLGLLRSLPTFFRAQQKLEFIRRPTGDLHHKTVGIVGLGGNGTRIAEVLRPWKTRIIATDTFADDKPDCVDELWPADQLPKLLQASDIVILAAPLNEETEHMIGAAEFAQMRKGTMLINVARGPIVDEAALVAALQSGHLAGAGLDVTEVEPLAPESPLWAMPNVIITPHVGAQAARRVDDSTDLICENLRRYFAGKKLLNVVDKRLGYPTPAARRGE
- the rnc gene encoding ribonuclease III; the protein is MTDETPVLDGDPQPTATDTATAAPLDSLTLLERCEHRIGYQFRNQALLRAALTHASGAEHRLASNERLEFLGDAILGFVVCDVLFQQFPDYLEGDLTKIKSVVVSRQTCAKVSEALGLQEFLVLGKGMSTHPSVPPSLLADVFESLIAAIYMDGGEPAARQFVLAYIGPEVELAAAGELGGNYKSLLQQLAQREVGTTPTYHLMDEKGPDHSKCFKIVAQIGGTRYQGAWGRNKKEAEQRAACNALMEIKGEPATYPSD
- the fhcD gene encoding formylmethanofuran--tetrahydromethanopterin N-formyltransferase; amino-acid sequence: MQLGSTWIDDTFAEAFGMRYCRLIVTAADAYWLDAALREFCGYSASVIACDAEIGIERQLTTAETPDGRVGASVLLFGFSTDALAKAIPNRAGQCLMTAPSTAVFDGLPNSETKIPLGKHIRFFGDGFQKSKKLGKRRYWRIPVMDGEFVIDDVMGIERGVAGGNIILQGINQTTALAAARRAAEAVAALPGVIAPFPGGVARSGSKVGSRYKALKASTADAYCPTLRGRVVSKLHPDANCAYEVVVDGESEAAVGLAMAAAMRAAAGDGVVSISAGNYGGKLGKFHFHLHKLLG
- the nadB gene encoding L-aspartate oxidase, translating into MPLATPRYLVSFTPRQLPHFFTDVLIIGGGLAGLRAANAIDPRLSVMVVTKDALLQSNSNYAQGGIAGVLDPVDRFEDHVSDTLIAGGSLCDQRVVEMVVREAPERITELIQWGTRFDEKAGQILLGREGGHSHNRIVHALGDMTGREVMRAVAEHTAALPHVRIWENTFTIDLLTHENSCHGAVVATKHGEQMLVWAKQTILTTGGAGQIYRETTNPAIATADGHAMAYRAGAELRDMEFMQFHPTVLYIAGGSRSLITEAIRGEGARLIDRDGVRFMAQYDPRLELAPRDVVSKSIVTQMEKTRHPCVYLDVTHLDPTFIRQRFPGIAAACKQFGLDITRDRIPVRPGAHYMIGGVTVDLAGRTTVSGLWAAGEATSSGLHGANRLASNSLLEGLVYGAHAGHGASQAALAMPSDFRVFPISSAPPEDSIDSHEPLDVTDIRNSLQALMWRACGVRRSDELLVEAIATIDQWRRYVLVRQFNDVEGWELQNLLIIARVMAQAARARKESRGVHLRTDFPDMNDAEWNRHIWFRSDGTSDTSGTAT